The Kosmotoga olearia TBF 19.5.1 sequence TTCTCAAAAACCTCCTTCTGGCTTCATTTTCGGGGCCTTTTAGCGGCTCTTATAATCACAAGCCCGCCCCTCGCTCCTGGGACTGCGCCATGAATGGCAATGAGCCCATTTTCTGCATCGACTTTTACCACTTTCACATTGAGAACAGTAACTCTCTCGTTTCCGTAACGTCCTGGCATCTTTTTACCTTTCCAGATCTTAGCGGGTTCGGTATGGTTACCAACAGAACCGAGTTCTCTGTGGAATTTAGATCCGTGTGTGACTTCACCGCCTCCAAAGTTCCAGCGTTTCATAGCACCGGTGAAGCCTCTACCTTTGGTCCAACCTGTAACATCGACGAGTTCACCTTCTTTGAATATTCCAGCATCGATGACGTCTCCAACGTTGTACTCATCCGGATTTTCCACTCTTATTTCTTTGAGTATTCTGTGGGGTTTGACTTTAGCTGCCTCGAATTTTTTGAGTATAGGTTTCGTTAAGAGTTTCTTTGCTCTCTCGGGTGAGAGCTCTTCAAAACCGAGCTGGATAGCGTTGTACTCTCCACCAGCGGCAGTTTTCTTCTGAACGACCGTACAGGGTCCCGCCTTTATTACTGTAACACCGAGTGCTTTTCCATCTTCGTAAATAGTGGTCATTCCAAGTTTTCTGCCGATTATTCCTTTCATCTAATACACCTCCAAGAACCTTATCAAAGCTTGATCTCTACGTCCACTCCTGCGGGAAGGTCCACTTTCATAAGAGAATCAATTGTTTTGGGAGTGGGATCGATTATTTCTATAAGTCTCTTATGCACAAGTTTTTCGAACTGTTCCCTTGCGTCTTTGTATTTATGCGGCGACGTGAGAACAGTGTAGAGTGTTCTTTCCGTCGGCAATGGAATAGGCCCTGAGACCTTCGCATTGGTCATTTTTACAGCTTCAACAATTTTTTTAGCGGACGCGTCCAGGAGTCTATGGTCATAAGCCTTGAGGCGAATCCTGATTTTTTGTTTGGCCATGCCTTTTGATTCCCTCCTTCACAGATAAAGGGAGGGAAGTTCCCTCCCCTCAACTTAGATTACTCGATAATTTCGCTGACAACACCAGCGCCGACGGTTCTTCCGCCTTCACGAACAGCAAATCTCATACCTTTTTCGATAGCGACAGGGTAAATGAGCTCAACTGTCATAACGACGTTATCACCAGGCATAACCATTTCGACACCCTCTGGGAGATCAACGAGTTCACCAGTGACGTCAGCCGTTCTGATGTAGAACTGCGGTCTGTATCCTTTGGTGAAAGGAGTATGCCTTCCGCCTTCTTCTTTCTTCAAAACGTAAATGTTAGCCTTGAATTTCTTATGTGGAGTGATTGAACCAGGTTTTGCAAGAACCTGACCTCTTTTGACCTCGTCTTTACCAACGCCTCTGAGCAGACATCCAACGTTGTCACCTGCAACACCTTCGTCGAGGAGTTTTCTGAACATTTCAACACCGGTAACAACCGTTTTTCTAACCTCGTAGGAAAGTCCAACTATTTCAACTTCATCACCGACATGGATTACGCCACGTTCGATTCTTCCGGTAACAACTGTACCTCTTCCGGTGATGGAGAAGATATCTTCGATAGGCATGAGGAATGGTTTGTCGGTTTCTCTCTGGGGCTCAGGAACGTAATTGTCAACAGCGTCCATGAGTTCGTAGATTTTCTGGACCCATGGGTCATCAGGATTATCAGCTTCAAGAGCCATGAGAGCAGATCCTTTTATAACAGGGACCTCGTCACCAGGGAACTCGTATTTGCTGAGAAGGTCTCTAACTTCTTCTTCAACGAGTTCAACGAGTTCTTCGTCGTCAACCATGTCAACTTTGTTTATGAAGACGACCATGGCAGGAACATTAACCTGTCTAGCGAGAAGAACATGCTCTCTGGTCTGTGGCATGACACCGTCGGTAGCTGCAACAACAAGAATAGCACCATCCATCTGAGCAGCACCGGTGATCATGTTCTTAATGTAGTCGGCGTGCCCAGGACAGTCAATGTGGGCGTAATGTCTCTTTTCGGTTTCATACTCAACATGAGTAACGTTGATTGTGATACCTCTGGCCTTTTCTTCAGGAGCCTTGTCGATAGCATCGAATGGTGTGAAATCAGCAAACCCCTTATAGGCGAGAGCTTTTGTTATGGCTGCTGTCAATGTGGTTTTACCGTGGTCAATGTGTCCGATTGTACCAATGTTAAGATGTGGTTTTGTTCGTTCAAATTTTTCCTTAGCCATTTCTTTCCCTCCTTTTGGAAGTGGTTATAGGTTTATTCTCCAAAGATTTTTTTCACTATTTTTTCCGGTACTTCAGCGTAATGCGAGAACTGGATTACGTAACTTGCCCTACCTTGCGACAGTGACCTTATAACTGTTGCATATCCAAAGAGCTCTGAGAGCGGAACATGTGCTCTTATTACTCTCAAGCCCGCACGAGTCTCAAAACCTTCTATACGCGCCCTTCTGGAATTCAGATCGGCTACGATGTCACCTGTGTACTCTTCCGGTGTTGTGATCTCGACTTCCATTATAGGTTCGAGAAGTACCGGGGCTCCTTTTCTTGCCGCCTCTTTAAAAGCCATAGAAGCGGCTATTTTGAAAGCCATCTCCGATGAATCAACCTCGTGGAATGAACCATCGAGAAGCTCCGCCTTGATATTTACCATAGGATAACCCGCCAGGACTCCGGACTGCATAGCTTCTTTTATGCCGCTTTCGATGGCCGGAATGAATTCTTTCGGTATTACACCACCGGCTGTTTTGTCTTCAAAAACGAGACCTTTAGCTGATTCAACCGGACTGACTTTAATCACAACATGTCCGTACTGTCCTCTACCTCCGGATTGCCTGATGTACTTTCCTTCAGCTATTGATTCATTGCGTATTGTTTCACGGTACGCAACCTGCGGGTGACCAACCCTAACATGAACCCCAAACTCTCTCTTTATTCTTTCAACGATAACCTCCAAATGCAATTCACCCATACCGGAGATTATCGTCTCGTTGGTTTCAGGATCTATGTTTACCTTTAGTGATGGGTCTTCTTCTGTGAGTGCCTGCAATGCTTTAGAAAGTTTCGCTAAATCATCTTTTGTCATCGCTTCTACAGCTAGAGAAATAACCGGCTCGGGGAATTCTATGTTTTCAAGTAATACCTTGAAACCTTCAGAAGCTATGGTTTCACCGGTCATGGTGTTTTTAAGGCCTACCATAGCAACAATATCACCGGTTCGAACATAGTCCACTTCCTCACGCTGATCAGCATGCATAAAGAGTAATCTTGCGACACGTTCCCTTTTTCCTTTGTTGACATTATAGATGTAGCTTCCTTTTTGGAGTGAACCTGAATAAACTCTAACAAAGGTTACTTTTCCAACGAAAGGATCCACCATGATTTTAAAAGCAAGACCAACAAAGGGTCCGCTTTCGTCGGGGTTGATAGCTACTTTCTCATTTGTGTCTGGATTCCAGCCTTCGACAGGCGGGAGATCCAGCGGTGATGGAAGATAGTCAACGATCGCATCCAGGAGAGGCTGAACCCCTTTGTTTCTAAATGCAGACCCACAGAGTACGGGAACTATTTTGTTGTTGAGAGTTCCCTTTCTTATCGCTTTTACTATTCGCTCGGGAGGGATTTCTTCACCTTGAATATAAAGCTCCATGAGTTCTTCATCGAACTCAGCGACGTGCATAATAAGTTCTTCCCGAGCCTCTTCAGCTTTATCAATGAGCTCTTCCGGGATATCTTCAAACCCGTATTCTGTACCATCCTCGTTGTACCAGCGGACCGTTTTCATACGGACGAGATCAATTACGCCAGCAAATTCAGATTCAGCACCGATAGGTAGCTGTACAGGAACAGGATTGGCGTTGAGTTTGTCGATCATGCTTTGTACGGCTGCCTCAAAGTTGGCACCTATTTTGTCCATTTTGTTCATGAACGCAATTCTCGGGACACCGTACTTGTCGGCTTGTCGCCATACAGTCTCCGATTGGGGTTCAACGCCTGCTGAGACGTCAAAGACCGCAACAGCACCGTCAAGAACTCTGAGGGAGCGTTCAACCTCGACGGTAAAGTCAACGTGCCCGGGTGTATCAATGATGTTTATTCTGTGGTCGCGCCAGAAACAGGTAGTGGCAGCCGATGTGATAGTAATGCCTCGCTCTTTTTCCTGGTCCATCCAATCCATTGTAGCGGTACCTTCATCGACGCTGCCTAACTTGTACTTTCGCCCGGTATAGTACAGAATACGCTCGGTTGTGGTCGTTTTTCCCGCATCAATGTGAGCCATTATTCCTATGTTTCTAACTGCGTCTAATCTTGTTAGCCTCTCCTTCACGATCTATCCTCCTGTAAAACTAAGCTCACCACCTGAAGTGAGCGTAAGCCTTTCCGGCTTCAGCCATTCTGTGAACGTCTTCTCTCTTTTTGACAGCAACACCGGTACCGTTGTAAGCGTCAATCAGTTCAAGAGCCAGACGTTCGCTTGTTGGCCTCCCAGACTTTGCACGTGCGGCAGCTACAATCCATCTAAGGGCAAGAGAAAGTGCTCTGTCTTCAGGAACCTCAAAGGGGATCTGGTATGTAGCACCACCGACACGTCTTGGCCTAACCTCAAGCAAGGGTTTAACGTTGTTAATAGCCTTTTTGAATGCTTCCATTGGTGGTTGTTTTGTTTTTTCAGAAAGCATTTCAAGAGCCTTATAAACTATCTTCTCCGCTTTGCTCTTTTTTCCATCTTTCATTACTCTGTTGATTAACTTGGTAACAAGGACATCATTGTATATTGGGTCTGGAGCGACTTCACGTTTGACTGCCCTTCTTCTCCTCATATCACGGTTACCTCCTTATTTCTTTGGCTTCTTCGCTCCATAGCGGCTTCGGGATTGTCTTCTGTTTGCGACACCTTCAGCATCAAGAGCGCCTCTGATGATCTTGTACCTAACACCGGGTAAGTCTTTAACTCTTCCGCCTCTAACGAGAACAACAGAGTGTTCCTGAAGGTTATGTCCCTCACCCGGAATATAGGCGGTAACCTCAGTACCATTTGACAGTCTTACCCTTGCGATCTTTCTGAGAGCTGAGTTGGGTTTTTTCGGGGTCATTGTAGAGACCCTAACACACACCCCACGCTTCTGTGGGTTGTTCTCCAAAGCTGGGGATTTGGACTTCTTTTTAAGTCTCTTTCTACCGTGTCTGATTAATTGATTGATTGTCGGCATTAGGTCTTAGTTCCCCTCCTTTCAAGGATATGCCAAAGCCAATTTTACAATGGACTTCCGTTGCTGTCAATCGTAAGAACATTACCGGGACGTAAGTGATGAGAATTTTACAGGAAGTTCACAGAACTGCCATCGGAAAGTTTCTCTACTTCCGGATGGTTTCACTAAGTCGCAGGAAGTCAATTGCCGGTTTGAAAAATGTGGAGAAGTTCCAAAAAAACGAAGCTTTGATCCGAATTCCCGGTCTTGAGTTTCTCATCAAGCTTTTGAAGCTCTATAAGAACTTTGTTGAGCTTTTTGGAAGAGAAATATTTAAGAGTGTTTACAGATGTTTCAGTGGAACCTGAAAAGGAGAATCCCATAAGCCTCGCGGTTCTTCCTAAAGCAATACCGGTGGTTTTTGAAATCGATTGTATTTCTTTCCAATCAGGAGTATGTATGCTGGAAGTTTCTTCTTTCAATCTGCCTATATCAATCAATATACCAGTAACAACGCTTAAAAAAATAGAAAAGTTGACCGCTAAATCTTGTAGCTTCTCGAATAATCCATTATGCTGGCCGGTAATGGTTTTTATTGCGAGTAGTTCGAGGTTTATTCTGTTTGATACAAAAGAGTATTTGAGAATATCTTCGTGAGTGATGGTTTTGCCGAGGGATTTTAACTTTTTAAGCTCTGAATATATCAACATCTCATCGGGACCACTATTTTGGAATAATGTTGATATAGCTCTTTTTTCAATCATCACACCTAGTTTGCGGGCAATTTTGTCAATATGGGTGTGCCAATCCTTCGGTTTCCATGGTTGAGGACGGGAAAAATTCAGAGTCTTACATTCAAGATCGTAAGTTTTATTGGTTTCCAGGAAAACCTCGCTTTTAATCTGGATTCTTTTAAGCAAATCAATAACCATTTCTTTTTCAGGTTTTCTCCATTTATCGAAATCTATTATACGAACCGCTTCAATCCCTCCGAAAAGGGAGTTTGAAGAGAATAAACGTTTCAATTTTTCGAGTTTATCATCGTCCTGTGGCCAGAGCACTACATGTTTTTTTGCTTTTTCTTCAATGAATAGCCTTTTCAATACTTCGCTATTACCTTTAAGACAATACAGCAATTATCATTCACTCTCCCTTACTGAAAGCCAGACCTCCATTTTATATGGAGGATCTATGAATTTTTCTCCGGGGGCTGGTATTTGTGAAACAACTTTTCCCGTGCCGTGAACCTCTACCTTGCTTATGCCAAAGAGCCTGGATATTTCCATTACATCATGTAAAGTATAACCTAAAAGATTCGGCATCTTCCACGGGTATATGGGAACGATCTTATTCTTTTCGTTATCGGGGAAGTATAATTTTTTAACTATTGAGGAAAACACAGGACCTGCTACGGTACCACCGTAATACTCACCAGCTTTAGGGTTTTCAATTAGTACTAACAAAGAATATTTCGGATCATCTGCCGGAAAATATCCCCAGAAAAGCGAATTAAACTCAGTTGAACTGTATCCTTCTGAAGTAGCTCTTTGGGCAGTTCCAGTTTTGCCAGCCACCTTTATTCCTTCAACCTGTGCCCTTATCCCGGTACCGCTTGCGACAACTGATTCCAGAACAGGGCGTATCATTTCGACTATATAAGGCGGAAAAAGAGACTTTTCTATCTTTGGTTCAATTTTTACTATCTCGTGTTCTTCACCAAGCGCCTTAACGAAAGAGGGAACCAACAGGTACCCACCCGAAGGATATACATTCAATGCTCTAATAAGTTGAAAAGCGTTTACTGCAATACCCTGTCCTATTGCAAACTGGTAGGGTGATATAAGTGACCATTTGTTTGGTTTGGGAAGAATTCCTTTTGTTTCGCCAGGAAGATCGATGCCGGTTGGTCTTCCAAAACCTGCCTCCAGAAGTTTGTTATATATTTCATATTTTCCGAGGTTATCAAGCAAGCGTTGTGCTACCTGAACGGTTGCGACGTTACAGGAGTTTCTTATGGCATCCTTAAAAGTTTCGATACCGTGTTTTTCACCTTCTGTATCCCTGATTATTATATCTAATCCTTCTACTGGTTGGATTTTTCCCTCGCACAAGAAGGTTGATTCTTCGGTGATAGATTCAGTGCTCAAAGCGAGGCCGTATATTATAGGTTTCACCGTTGAACCAGGCTCGAAGATCCCGAGGAGTCCCCTATCCCATTGATATGTCTGAGCGTAGGCGATGATCCTTCCAGTTTTCGCTTCCATCAGGATAACAAGGCCGCCATCGGCTTTGTTTTTTCTGACTGCCTCTTTGAGTTCCTGATATACAAGCTTTTGCACATCTATATCTATTGATAAGAAGACATCGTTTCCGTTTACAGGAGAAAATTTTTCAGATCCATAGAACGTTCTGAGTATGTAGCCATCTTTCTTTCCTTTCAATACGTGGTCATATTTTTTCTCTATTCCATTAATTGGACTTTTGCCACTGTCTAATTTTCCGATAATTTTGTCGAGACCGAACTCCCCGAAATAGTGGCGTTCTGTTGAAATCTCTATTGAAATAAATTTTCTGGTTCTTTGATTGAATTTGCGCGAAAGTTCTTTTAGTGTTGGTGATTTTTCTACGAGGAAAAATCGCTCCGAAGAATCCAGAAGGGAAGACAACTTTTCCGGAGGAATATCAAAATTTTCAGATAGCGAAGAGAGAACTTCAGAGATTTCTCTTTCAGATGCAGTCTCTTTCAAATAACCAAGGTCAAGCCAGGCTTCGTAGATCAAAGAATCGCTGGCTAACAATCTTCCTTTGGCATCATAAATGGAACCTCTTAATGCAGGCAAACGATTAACTTTAACAACGGTTGGAATATCTGCATTTGAGAGCAACGCACACTTTATAACTCTGATGCTGAAAATCAGAGTTACCAGCAGAACCGCTATAAAGACAATAATAGTTCGTCTAACGAGATTGTTGATTTTGCCAGCACCTCGCTACCGGGGATATTTACTTTTCCGCTTTCATTCCCGCAACAGTTTCCAGAAAAGCAATTTCTCTCGTCATATCTTCCAGACGAGATTCTAAGAACACTGTTTTGTGTTCTTTTATAGATGCGATTTCACCGAGCTTATCAGCTTCGTTACCGAAATAGAGAGGTAATGCGATGGAAACCGCTACGGAAAGAAAAATAACAAAAACTTCCAGTGCCAGCAGAAGACTCCTGACACCACTGATTTCCAGCGTTCTTTCATGAACACTGGCCCTTACCGCTCTCCGCTTCGCTGTAATGCTTTGCACGAGATGTTCCTCCCTTCAGATCCGCTCCGCTGCCCTAAGTTTCGCACTCCTTGCGCGAGGATTTTCACTCACTTCTTCGACAGACGGTACAACAGGTTTCCTGGTCAAAATTTTTAAGGTGACACCATCTTGTTCCCGGAAAAAATGTTTGACCGTCCTGTCTTCGAGCGAATGAAACGAAATAATAACGATCCTTCCACCAGGTTTCAGGTAGTTTGGAAACTTCTCAAGAGCTGTTCTCAAACCTTTGAGTTCGCCGTTGACCTCAATTCTGATAGCTTGAAAGGTTCTGGTGGCATAATGCCTTTTTCTCCTGAATCGCTCCTGTGGAGGTAGTGCTGCTTTAATGGCTTCCACAAGCTGAATGGTTGTTTGAATCGGTCTCCGCTCAACTATCTTCCTCGCAATTCTCCTGGCATAACGTTTTTCTTCACCATACTCAAAAATGATCCTTGCGAGTTCTTTCTCGGGATAGCTGTTAACGACATCTGCAGCTGTGACTGAACCCGATAGACTCATTCTCATATCCAGAGGTTCATCAATCTCGTA is a genomic window containing:
- a CDS encoding DNA polymerase III delta, whose protein sequence is MLYCLKGNSEVLKRLFIEEKAKKHVVLWPQDDDKLEKLKRLFSSNSLFGGIEAVRIIDFDKWRKPEKEMVIDLLKRIQIKSEVFLETNKTYDLECKTLNFSRPQPWKPKDWHTHIDKIARKLGVMIEKRAISTLFQNSGPDEMLIYSELKKLKSLGKTITHEDILKYSFVSNRINLELLAIKTITGQHNGLFEKLQDLAVNFSIFLSVVTGILIDIGRLKEETSSIHTPDWKEIQSISKTTGIALGRTARLMGFSFSGSTETSVNTLKYFSSKKLNKVLIELQKLDEKLKTGNSDQSFVFLELLHIFQTGN
- the rsmH gene encoding 16S rRNA (cytosine(1402)-N(4))-methyltransferase RsmH is translated as MQRQYNESHRSVMVQETLHYLRPTYNGVYVDGTLGEGGHTKAIIEATSGKCKVIGLDIDEEVLAIAEQNLKEFKENVELFNVSYVDFDLVLESLAVDKVDGFLLDIGVSTYQLKAKGRGFSYEIDEPLDMRMSLSGSVTAADVVNSYPEKELARIIFEYGEEKRYARRIARKIVERRPIQTTIQLVEAIKAALPPQERFRRKRHYATRTFQAIRIEVNGELKGLRTALEKFPNYLKPGGRIVIISFHSLEDRTVKHFFREQDGVTLKILTRKPVVPSVEEVSENPRARSAKLRAAERI
- the rpsJ gene encoding 30S ribosomal protein S10; protein product: MAKQKIRIRLKAYDHRLLDASAKKIVEAVKMTNAKVSGPIPLPTERTLYTVLTSPHKYKDAREQFEKLVHKRLIEIIDPTPKTIDSLMKVDLPAGVDVEIKL
- the fusA gene encoding elongation factor G; protein product: MKERLTRLDAVRNIGIMAHIDAGKTTTTERILYYTGRKYKLGSVDEGTATMDWMDQEKERGITITSAATTCFWRDHRINIIDTPGHVDFTVEVERSLRVLDGAVAVFDVSAGVEPQSETVWRQADKYGVPRIAFMNKMDKIGANFEAAVQSMIDKLNANPVPVQLPIGAESEFAGVIDLVRMKTVRWYNEDGTEYGFEDIPEELIDKAEEAREELIMHVAEFDEELMELYIQGEEIPPERIVKAIRKGTLNNKIVPVLCGSAFRNKGVQPLLDAIVDYLPSPLDLPPVEGWNPDTNEKVAINPDESGPFVGLAFKIMVDPFVGKVTFVRVYSGSLQKGSYIYNVNKGKRERVARLLFMHADQREEVDYVRTGDIVAMVGLKNTMTGETIASEGFKVLLENIEFPEPVISLAVEAMTKDDLAKLSKALQALTEEDPSLKVNIDPETNETIISGMGELHLEVIVERIKREFGVHVRVGHPQVAYRETIRNESIAEGKYIRQSGGRGQYGHVVIKVSPVESAKGLVFEDKTAGGVIPKEFIPAIESGIKEAMQSGVLAGYPMVNIKAELLDGSFHEVDSSEMAFKIAASMAFKEAARKGAPVLLEPIMEVEITTPEEYTGDIVADLNSRRARIEGFETRAGLRVIRAHVPLSELFGYATVIRSLSQGRASYVIQFSHYAEVPEKIVKKIFGE
- the rpsL gene encoding 30S ribosomal protein S12, which produces MPTINQLIRHGRKRLKKKSKSPALENNPQKRGVCVRVSTMTPKKPNSALRKIARVRLSNGTEVTAYIPGEGHNLQEHSVVLVRGGRVKDLPGVRYKIIRGALDAEGVANRRQSRSRYGAKKPKK
- a CDS encoding penicillin-binding protein is translated as MLSNADIPTVVKVNRLPALRGSIYDAKGRLLASDSLIYEAWLDLGYLKETASEREISEVLSSLSENFDIPPEKLSSLLDSSERFFLVEKSPTLKELSRKFNQRTRKFISIEISTERHYFGEFGLDKIIGKLDSGKSPINGIEKKYDHVLKGKKDGYILRTFYGSEKFSPVNGNDVFLSIDIDVQKLVYQELKEAVRKNKADGGLVILMEAKTGRIIAYAQTYQWDRGLLGIFEPGSTVKPIIYGLALSTESITEESTFLCEGKIQPVEGLDIIIRDTEGEKHGIETFKDAIRNSCNVATVQVAQRLLDNLGKYEIYNKLLEAGFGRPTGIDLPGETKGILPKPNKWSLISPYQFAIGQGIAVNAFQLIRALNVYPSGGYLLVPSFVKALGEEHEIVKIEPKIEKSLFPPYIVEMIRPVLESVVASGTGIRAQVEGIKVAGKTGTAQRATSEGYSSTEFNSLFWGYFPADDPKYSLLVLIENPKAGEYYGGTVAGPVFSSIVKKLYFPDNEKNKIVPIYPWKMPNLLGYTLHDVMEISRLFGISKVEVHGTGKVVSQIPAPGEKFIDPPYKMEVWLSVRESE
- the tuf gene encoding elongation factor Tu, with protein sequence MAKEKFERTKPHLNIGTIGHIDHGKTTLTAAITKALAYKGFADFTPFDAIDKAPEEKARGITINVTHVEYETEKRHYAHIDCPGHADYIKNMITGAAQMDGAILVVAATDGVMPQTREHVLLARQVNVPAMVVFINKVDMVDDEELVELVEEEVRDLLSKYEFPGDEVPVIKGSALMALEADNPDDPWVQKIYELMDAVDNYVPEPQRETDKPFLMPIEDIFSITGRGTVVTGRIERGVIHVGDEVEIVGLSYEVRKTVVTGVEMFRKLLDEGVAGDNVGCLLRGVGKDEVKRGQVLAKPGSITPHKKFKANIYVLKKEEGGRHTPFTKGYRPQFYIRTADVTGELVDLPEGVEMVMPGDNVVMTVELIYPVAIEKGMRFAVREGGRTVGAGVVSEIIE
- the rpsG gene encoding 30S ribosomal protein S7 yields the protein MRRRRAVKREVAPDPIYNDVLVTKLINRVMKDGKKSKAEKIVYKALEMLSEKTKQPPMEAFKKAINNVKPLLEVRPRRVGGATYQIPFEVPEDRALSLALRWIVAAARAKSGRPTSERLALELIDAYNGTGVAVKKREDVHRMAEAGKAYAHFRW
- the rplC gene encoding 50S ribosomal protein L3, with translation MKGIIGRKLGMTTIYEDGKALGVTVIKAGPCTVVQKKTAAGGEYNAIQLGFEELSPERAKKLLTKPILKKFEAAKVKPHRILKEIRVENPDEYNVGDVIDAGIFKEGELVDVTGWTKGRGFTGAMKRWNFGGGEVTHGSKFHRELGSVGNHTEPAKIWKGKKMPGRYGNERVTVLNVKVVKVDAENGLIAIHGAVPGARGGLVIIRAAKRPRK